From a region of the Aeoliella mucimassa genome:
- a CDS encoding PEP-CTERM sorting domain-containing protein (PEP-CTERM proteins occur, often in large numbers, in the proteomes of bacteria that also encode an exosortase, a predicted intramembrane cysteine proteinase. The presence of a PEP-CTERM domain at a protein's C-terminus predicts cleavage within the sorting domain, followed by covalent anchoring to some some component of the (usually Gram-negative) cell surface. Many PEP-CTERM proteins exhibit an unusual sequence composition that includes large numbers of potential glycosylation sites. Expression of one such protein has been shown restore the ability of a bacterium to form floc, a type of biofilm.) translates to MSRTYPALLLTAIALLVAPFASADEPNEYFDEATVLSPGVNSVYDSLGDTTLDPPIDTILTAAGTSGSYEFFDDDGSYYGNGRASALFEVPILNNSINFTVSGYPDETFEGQHSEYGDYEAYVSIYDINNELIDSVYYSGTLVPGAVDTYAETNANWAGATYNIELENILEPRDVDFWTFTGLPTGAQFVARTSASGEVEGDTIIGWFDETGTELDYNDDDPTFETYYSRLTGEVPANGEVTIVVTGWPDYYFTGYHADDTEYVLDIWLSGDFNLDGSVDLADYTVWRDHLGDETDDALDNLGDGEPGVTIDDYAIWKANFGASIAFPEELSQASVPEPTSLALLLLAAVGLVTTCRHR, encoded by the coding sequence ATGTCGCGTACCTACCCTGCTCTGCTGCTTACGGCTATCGCCCTGCTTGTTGCCCCCTTTGCCTCGGCCGACGAACCGAACGAGTATTTCGACGAGGCCACGGTGCTTTCACCGGGGGTCAATTCGGTGTACGACTCGCTCGGCGATACGACGCTCGACCCTCCTATCGATACCATCCTGACTGCCGCTGGAACTTCGGGCTCCTACGAGTTTTTTGACGATGACGGTAGCTACTACGGAAACGGACGAGCCTCGGCTCTGTTCGAAGTGCCGATACTGAACAACTCGATCAACTTCACGGTTTCGGGCTATCCCGACGAGACTTTCGAGGGTCAACATAGTGAGTACGGCGATTACGAAGCCTACGTGTCGATCTACGATATCAACAACGAGCTGATCGACTCGGTCTACTACTCAGGTACTCTCGTACCTGGCGCCGTCGACACTTACGCCGAGACCAACGCCAACTGGGCCGGCGCAACCTACAACATCGAACTCGAAAACATCCTCGAGCCTCGCGACGTCGACTTCTGGACCTTCACCGGCTTGCCGACCGGCGCACAGTTCGTAGCCCGTACGTCTGCCTCGGGTGAAGTAGAGGGCGACACCATCATTGGTTGGTTCGATGAAACCGGCACCGAACTCGACTACAACGACGATGATCCGACTTTCGAAACCTACTACTCACGCCTTACCGGCGAAGTGCCTGCCAATGGCGAAGTCACCATCGTCGTCACTGGCTGGCCCGACTATTACTTCACTGGGTACCATGCCGACGATACCGAGTACGTACTCGACATCTGGCTATCTGGCGACTTCAATCTCGATGGCTCGGTCGACCTGGCTGACTACACGGTGTGGCGCGACCACCTGGGCGATGAAACCGACGACGCACTCGACAACCTTGGCGACGGGGAGCCTGGCGTCACCATCGACGACTACGCGATATGGAAGGCCAACTTCGGGGCCTCGATTGCTTTCCCGGAAGAGTTAAGCCAAGCGTCGGTGCCTGAACCCACGTCGCTCGCCTTGCTGCTACTCGCAGCGGTCGGCTTGGTCACGACTTGCCGACACCGATAG
- the fabF gene encoding beta-ketoacyl-ACP synthase II, with amino-acid sequence MKRRVVVTGMGAVTSLSQKVDDLWQRVLAGESGIHELKAFDTTKHKVKFGGDIYDWNPTDYIERRDLKKIDRFAQFAIVCAVDAVNDSGLDFSKEDLFRCGAIVGTGIGGLTEIEEQMGRLILKGPDKVSAFTIPKLMANAASGHVSIRYGLRGLNYAVVTACASATNAMGEAFHAIRSGVVDVMISGGTEAACTPMGLAGFANMRALSERNDDPTAASRPFDVDRDGFVMAEGAGLIVLEEYEHAKARGAEIYAEILGYGASADGGHITQPDPEGTGAGRAMQSALEDAELAPEKVDYINAHGTSTPLGDKAESTAIKRVYGDHAYKLSVSSTKSQLGHLLGASGGVEMVLSLMALKHNVVPPTINLQNPDPECDLDYTPNEPKEKPLNVVVSNSFGFGGHNASMVACRVQ; translated from the coding sequence ATGAAACGGCGTGTAGTAGTCACAGGCATGGGAGCGGTTACCTCGCTCAGTCAGAAGGTCGACGACCTCTGGCAGCGTGTATTGGCCGGTGAAAGCGGCATCCACGAATTGAAAGCCTTCGACACTACGAAGCACAAAGTGAAATTCGGTGGCGATATCTACGATTGGAATCCGACCGATTACATCGAGCGTCGAGATCTGAAAAAGATCGATCGCTTCGCTCAATTCGCGATCGTGTGTGCAGTCGATGCAGTAAACGATTCGGGCCTCGACTTCTCGAAAGAAGATCTCTTTCGCTGCGGTGCGATCGTAGGCACCGGCATCGGCGGCCTAACCGAAATCGAAGAGCAGATGGGTCGCCTGATTCTCAAAGGCCCCGACAAAGTGTCGGCCTTCACTATTCCTAAGCTCATGGCCAATGCGGCCTCGGGTCACGTTTCGATTCGCTACGGTCTGCGTGGTCTGAACTACGCGGTAGTCACCGCGTGTGCCAGTGCAACCAACGCGATGGGCGAAGCGTTCCATGCGATTCGCTCAGGCGTGGTCGACGTGATGATCTCCGGTGGTACCGAAGCGGCTTGCACGCCGATGGGTCTGGCTGGCTTTGCCAACATGCGGGCCTTGAGCGAGCGGAACGACGACCCCACGGCTGCCAGCCGCCCGTTTGATGTCGACCGCGATGGCTTCGTAATGGCAGAAGGAGCCGGCCTGATCGTGCTCGAAGAATACGAACACGCGAAAGCCCGCGGAGCGGAAATCTACGCTGAGATTCTCGGCTACGGTGCTAGCGCGGATGGCGGGCACATCACCCAACCCGACCCCGAAGGGACCGGCGCCGGTCGAGCAATGCAGTCGGCTTTGGAGGATGCGGAACTCGCTCCCGAGAAGGTCGACTACATCAACGCCCACGGCACCAGCACCCCGCTTGGCGACAAAGCCGAGTCGACCGCCATCAAACGCGTGTACGGCGATCACGCCTACAAACTGAGCGTTTCGAGCACCAAGAGCCAACTCGGCCACCTGCTGGGAGCCAGCGGCGGGGTCGAAATGGTGCTGAGCTTGATGGCCCTCAAGCACAACGTGGTACCCCCCACGATCAACCTGCAAAACCCCGATCCCGAGTGCGATCTCGACTACACCCCCAACGAGCCGAAAGAAAAGCCGCTAAACGTCGTGGTCAGCAATAGTTTCGGATTTGGTGGTCATAACGCCTCGATGGTCGCGTGTCGTGTACAATAG